A single window of Papio anubis isolate 15944 chromosome 8, Panubis1.0, whole genome shotgun sequence DNA harbors:
- the LOC101004570 gene encoding prothymosin alpha codes for MSDAAVDTSSEITTKDLKEKKEVVEEAENGRDAPANGNANEENGEQEADNEVDEEEEEGGEEEEEEEEGDGEEEDGDEDEEAESATGKRAAEDDEDDDVDTKKQKTDEDD; via the coding sequence ATGTCAGACGCAGCCGTAGACACCAGCTCCGAAATCACCACCAAGGACttaaaggagaagaaggaagttGTGGAAGAGGCAGAAAATGGAAGAGACGCCCCTGCTAACGGGAATGCTAATGAGGAAAATGGGGAGCAAGAGGCTGACAATGAGGtagatgaagaagaggaagaaggtggggaggaagaggaggaggaagaagaaggtgatggtgaggaagaggatggagatgaagatgaggaagctgagtcaGCTACGGGCAAGCGGGCAgctgaagatgatgaggatgacgATGTTGATACCAAGAAGCAGAAGACCGACGAGGATGACTAg